From a single Candidatus Defluviilinea gracilis genomic region:
- a CDS encoding ABC transporter ATP-binding protein: protein MPSSQPLLAVKDLKTYFYTEDGVVRAVDGVNFEVFPGEVLGLVGESGCGKSVTSLSIMGLVSKPGRVDGGEILLDGNNLLKLPEDEMVKIRGNRVSMIFQQPQSALNPVFKVGDQLSEVLNVHQDMGKEAGWNRAVALLKMVGVPDPERRAHAYPHELSGGMAQRVMIAMALACVPELLIADEPTTALDVTIQAQILDLMRDLRREMGTAVILITHDLGVVAEMADRVAVMYAGEIVEQTDVNSLFDEPLHPYTQGLIGSIPILGEIKEKLDVIPGSVPNLVNLPPGCRFAPRCQARLKYSLTICTETKPELEDVRPGHMTRCWLYQNGAGHSAPLK from the coding sequence ATGCCCAGTAGCCAGCCTCTGCTTGCCGTGAAAGACCTCAAGACATATTTTTATACCGAAGACGGCGTAGTCCGCGCGGTAGATGGCGTGAATTTTGAAGTGTTTCCCGGCGAAGTGCTTGGGCTGGTGGGAGAATCAGGATGCGGCAAGAGCGTCACCTCATTATCCATTATGGGGTTGGTCTCCAAGCCTGGCAGGGTGGATGGGGGCGAGATACTGCTCGATGGAAATAACCTGCTCAAACTTCCCGAAGATGAAATGGTCAAGATACGCGGCAACCGCGTGTCGATGATCTTCCAACAGCCTCAATCGGCGTTAAACCCCGTATTCAAAGTTGGCGACCAACTCTCCGAAGTGCTGAATGTGCACCAGGATATGGGCAAAGAAGCCGGCTGGAACCGCGCCGTCGCATTGTTGAAAATGGTTGGCGTGCCTGATCCCGAACGACGCGCGCACGCGTACCCGCATGAACTTTCCGGCGGTATGGCGCAGCGCGTGATGATCGCCATGGCGTTGGCGTGCGTGCCCGAACTCCTCATTGCAGACGAACCCACCACCGCGCTGGACGTAACCATTCAAGCGCAGATCCTGGACTTGATGCGCGACCTGCGCCGCGAAATGGGCACGGCGGTCATCCTCATCACGCACGATCTCGGTGTGGTGGCTGAAATGGCAGACCGCGTGGCAGTGATGTACGCCGGCGAAATTGTGGAACAGACCGACGTCAATTCGCTGTTCGATGAACCGTTGCATCCGTACACACAAGGCTTGATCGGTTCGATTCCAATCCTGGGCGAGATTAAAGAAAAATTGGATGTGATTCCCGGTTCCGTTCCCAACCTCGTCAACCTGCCGCCCGGGTGCCGTTTTGCGCCGCGCTGTCAGGCGCGCCTCAAATATTCGCTGACCATCTGCACTGAAACCAAACCCGAGCTTGAAGATGTGAGACCCGGGCATATGACGCGCTGTTGGTTGTATCAAAATGGGGCGGGGCATTCCGCGCCGTTGAAGTAA
- a CDS encoding ABC transporter permease, which yields MSAAQVASLSPEAVTIEERSPFQIVMRRFQRHRLAMISLIIMLAMFTITILAPYIAPFKIQELSVNKYFVPWGTVDAETGRVHHMGTDNIGRDYFSRLIYAGRISLTVAILSVLISETIGIVIGAISGFFGGWTDTILMRFVEFMLTIPQLPLLLIISSMLLRNEELIAIPDPVLKFMGDILLLSPRDSRNAVLIVMVLAGFGWLSAAQLMRGTVLSLREQTFVEASRSLGASNFRIIMRDMIPNAMAPIIVDASLGLAGYIVGEAALAFLGFGIADPVPTWGNMLAASQQFMLDRPWLPLVPGLPIFICSLAFNYIGDGLRDALDPRLKL from the coding sequence ATGTCTGCCGCACAGGTCGCATCCCTTTCCCCTGAAGCCGTTACCATCGAAGAGCGTTCGCCGTTCCAAATCGTCATGCGCCGCTTCCAGCGTCACCGCCTGGCGATGATTTCGCTTATCATCATGCTGGCGATGTTCACGATTACCATCCTCGCGCCGTATATCGCTCCTTTTAAAATTCAAGAACTCTCGGTCAATAAATATTTTGTCCCCTGGGGAACCGTGGACGCGGAAACGGGCCGCGTGCACCACATGGGCACAGATAACATCGGGCGCGATTACTTCTCCCGCCTGATCTACGCCGGGCGCATATCGCTGACGGTTGCCATCCTTTCGGTTCTCATCTCCGAAACGATCGGCATCGTTATCGGAGCGATCTCCGGCTTCTTCGGCGGATGGACCGACACCATCCTCATGCGCTTCGTCGAATTCATGCTGACGATCCCTCAACTACCATTACTACTGATCATCTCCTCCATGCTCTTGCGAAACGAAGAACTGATCGCCATCCCGGACCCGGTCTTGAAGTTCATGGGCGATATCCTCCTGCTTAGCCCCCGCGATTCGCGCAATGCCGTGCTGATCGTGATGGTGCTGGCGGGCTTCGGCTGGCTCAGCGCGGCGCAACTCATGCGCGGCACCGTGCTCTCCCTGCGCGAACAAACTTTCGTCGAAGCCTCGCGATCGCTGGGCGCCTCGAACTTCCGCATCATCATGCGCGATATGATCCCCAACGCCATGGCGCCCATCATCGTGGATGCCTCCCTCGGCTTGGCGGGCTACATTGTGGGCGAAGCCGCGCTCGCCTTTTTAGGTTTCGGGATTGCCGATCCAGTTCCTACGTGGGGGAATATGCTTGCCGCTTCACAACAATTTATGCTGGATCGCCCGTGGTTGCCGCTCGTGCCGGGGCTCCCCATCTTCATCTGCTCCCTCGCCTTCAACTATATCGGCGACGGTTTGCGCGACGCGCTCGACCCGCGCCTCAAGCTGTAA
- the glmU gene encoding bifunctional UDP-N-acetylglucosamine diphosphorylase/glucosamine-1-phosphate N-acetyltransferase GlmU: protein MKVTAVLLAAGQGTRMKSSLPKVLHPFCGKPLVWHALEALKQAATETPVVVIGHGADEVKKYLGDSADCVLQEPQLGTGHAALQAESLLKNKTDLVIVTYADMPLLRGETFARLVETQRLNPGPFSLITVFADDPHGFGRILRNADGTVQAIVEEYVATPEQQKIKELNVGAYCFNADWLWDALHRIPKNEKKGEYYLTDVVELAVKDNLPVQAVVHDDFSETIGINTRVHLAEAESAMRMRINREHMLNGVSMTDPSSTYIDAGVKIGKDTTIMPNTHIHGATEIGEGNVIGPNTIIRDTKIGNHCKVLASVLEGAILEDDVDMGPFARLRKGAHLKSHVHMGNFGEVKDSTLEEGVKMGHFSYIGNAKIGANTNIGAGTVTANYDGENKLPTEIGEDVFIGVDTMLVAPLKLGDGARTGAGAIVTKNVAEDTLVVGMPARPIKKVERKKKKGK, encoded by the coding sequence ATGAAAGTTACTGCTGTATTGCTTGCGGCGGGGCAGGGGACTCGCATGAAGTCTTCCCTGCCGAAGGTGTTGCATCCATTTTGCGGCAAGCCGCTGGTGTGGCACGCGCTTGAGGCGTTGAAGCAAGCCGCGACCGAAACGCCGGTTGTGGTGATCGGTCACGGCGCGGATGAGGTGAAAAAATATTTGGGGGATTCAGCGGATTGCGTGTTGCAGGAACCGCAACTCGGCACGGGTCACGCGGCGCTGCAAGCCGAATCTCTGCTCAAAAACAAAACGGACTTGGTCATCGTCACCTATGCCGACATGCCTCTCTTGCGCGGCGAAACATTTGCGCGCCTCGTGGAGACTCAACGCCTCAACCCCGGACCGTTCAGCCTGATCACCGTTTTCGCCGACGATCCTCACGGCTTCGGGCGCATCCTGCGAAACGCCGATGGGACAGTGCAAGCCATCGTCGAAGAATATGTCGCCACGCCGGAACAGCAAAAAATCAAAGAGTTGAACGTCGGCGCGTACTGCTTCAACGCGGATTGGCTGTGGGACGCCCTGCATCGCATCCCGAAGAACGAGAAGAAAGGCGAATACTACTTGACCGATGTAGTCGAACTCGCGGTGAAAGATAACCTGCCCGTGCAGGCTGTTGTCCACGATGATTTTAGCGAGACGATTGGAATCAACACGCGCGTTCATCTTGCGGAGGCTGAATCAGCCATGCGGATGCGGATCAACCGCGAACACATGTTGAACGGCGTGAGCATGACCGACCCTTCTTCCACGTACATTGACGCGGGCGTGAAGATCGGCAAGGATACGACCATCATGCCGAACACGCACATTCACGGCGCGACGGAGATCGGCGAAGGGAACGTGATCGGACCCAACACGATCATCCGCGATACGAAGATTGGGAATCACTGTAAAGTCCTCGCATCCGTGCTGGAAGGCGCAATACTTGAAGACGACGTGGATATGGGTCCGTTCGCGCGGTTGAGGAAGGGCGCGCATTTGAAGAGTCACGTCCACATGGGCAACTTCGGCGAGGTGAAAGATTCCACGCTCGAAGAAGGTGTGAAGATGGGACACTTCTCGTATATCGGCAACGCGAAGATCGGCGCGAACACGAACATTGGCGCGGGAACCGTCACCGCGAATTACGACGGCGAGAATAAACTTCCCACCGAGATCGGCGAGGATGTCTTCATCGGCGTGGACACGATGCTGGTCGCGCCGCTGAAACTCGGCGATGGCGCGCGCACGGGAGCAGGCGCGATCGTCACCAAGAATGTAGCCGAAGACACGCTCGTCGTCGGCATGCCCGCGCGTCCCATCAAGAAAGTGGAGAGAAAGAAAAAGAAGGGCAAGTAA
- a CDS encoding dipeptide ABC transporter ATP-binding protein, with protein sequence MNPPNEKYDLVVVKDLVKYFPIRAGVLQRVKAHVQAVDKISFSVKEGETLGMVGESGCGKTTVGRAILRLIEPTSGSVFINGEDIVQMRSRSLKQARRNMQMIFQDPYASLNPRLPIGESVMEGLHIHGIGHPKERWDIAINMLKKVGLEDYHARRYPHEFSGGQRQRIGIARALALQPKFIVCDEPVSALDVSIQSQVLNILKDLQAEFGLTYLFIAHNMSVVEHISDRVAVMYLGKMVELAEREELFRNPLHPYTKALMSAIPIPDPTVKRERIILKGDVPSPLNPPKGCRFHPRCPVAIDLCSQQEPEFKELAPGHFVACWVAEQNG encoded by the coding sequence ATGAATCCACCCAATGAAAAATACGACCTCGTTGTCGTCAAAGACCTGGTGAAATATTTTCCCATACGCGCCGGCGTGCTTCAACGCGTAAAAGCGCACGTGCAAGCAGTGGACAAGATCAGCTTCTCGGTGAAGGAAGGCGAAACGCTGGGCATGGTAGGCGAATCCGGTTGCGGAAAGACCACCGTCGGGCGCGCCATCCTGCGCTTGATCGAGCCGACCTCCGGGTCGGTTTTCATCAACGGCGAGGATATCGTGCAAATGCGCTCGCGGTCGCTCAAACAAGCCCGCCGCAACATGCAAATGATCTTCCAAGACCCATATGCCTCGCTCAACCCGCGCCTGCCCATCGGCGAATCGGTCATGGAAGGCTTGCACATACACGGCATTGGTCACCCCAAAGAACGCTGGGATATTGCCATCAACATGTTGAAGAAAGTGGGGCTCGAGGATTATCACGCCCGCCGCTACCCGCACGAATTCTCCGGCGGTCAGCGCCAACGCATCGGCATTGCGCGCGCGCTTGCCCTGCAACCCAAATTCATCGTCTGCGACGAACCGGTCTCCGCGTTAGATGTGTCCATCCAATCGCAAGTGCTGAACATCCTCAAAGATTTGCAGGCAGAGTTCGGGCTTACCTATTTATTTATCGCCCACAACATGAGCGTGGTCGAACACATCTCAGACCGCGTGGCGGTGATGTACCTCGGCAAAATGGTGGAACTTGCCGAACGCGAAGAACTCTTCCGCAACCCGCTTCACCCGTACACCAAAGCCCTCATGTCGGCGATCCCGATCCCCGATCCGACCGTGAAGCGCGAGCGCATCATCCTTAAAGGCGATGTGCCCAGCCCGTTGAACCCGCCGAAGGGATGCCGCTTCCATCCGCGTTGCCCGGTGGCGATCGATCTCTGTTCGCAACAGGAGCCTGAGTTCAAGGAACTCGCGCCGGGGCATTTCGTCGCCTGCTGGGTCGCGGAACAAAACGGATAA
- a CDS encoding response regulator yields MAHPCVLLVDDQKDIVRLLHSTLQTLGHTLDIVDAPSGEEALLEASRRNVDLLVSDYLLPGISGVELMRKVKARNPELKVIFISGMSERKARDEMLSAGAMAIFNKPIPLADFLDAVERGLGLVRTIFPPEAAKEIEEHRQTLSELLTGFRQKVKADAVFLINDRGRVLARAGDLYDSSMEVSLLSALMGIYSAGLKVSRFIRQEHLENYHVFRGGDHDLILIPVNTSHALLLAGKELADRDRIMNTVEGMLFVRGDVENILQSLGVAPAVAITEPAVPAEEAGGYVPPFIIEEESEPEPEVDVDALFASAEKKSKVKDVDAFWDDAVEKAGNIPLNPDVITFEEADKLGLTPGKAGATIPRPVTGTLKMSAAKKK; encoded by the coding sequence ATGGCACACCCCTGCGTTTTACTTGTTGACGATCAGAAAGACATAGTCCGGCTGTTGCATTCCACCCTGCAAACGCTGGGGCACACGCTGGATATTGTCGACGCGCCCTCCGGGGAGGAAGCGCTGCTCGAAGCCTCCCGCCGCAACGTGGATTTGCTCGTGTCGGACTATCTCTTGCCGGGCATTTCCGGGGTGGAATTGATGCGCAAGGTGAAGGCGCGCAACCCCGAGTTGAAAGTGATCTTCATCTCCGGCATGAGCGAACGCAAAGCCCGCGATGAAATGCTCTCGGCTGGGGCGATGGCGATCTTCAACAAGCCCATCCCGCTGGCAGATTTTTTGGACGCGGTCGAACGCGGTTTGGGGCTGGTGCGCACCATCTTTCCTCCGGAAGCCGCAAAAGAGATCGAGGAGCATCGCCAGACCCTTTCCGAGTTGCTGACCGGGTTCCGTCAAAAAGTGAAAGCCGACGCGGTGTTCCTCATCAACGATCGTGGGCGCGTGCTTGCCCGCGCCGGCGATCTGTACGATAGCAGTATGGAAGTGTCTTTGCTTTCCGCCTTGATGGGAATTTACAGCGCGGGGTTGAAGGTCTCGCGCTTCATCCGGCAGGAGCATCTTGAAAATTATCACGTCTTTCGCGGCGGCGACCATGATTTGATCCTCATCCCGGTGAATACGTCTCATGCGTTGCTGTTGGCTGGCAAGGAACTCGCGGACAGAGATCGAATTATGAATACTGTGGAGGGGATGCTGTTTGTGCGCGGCGATGTGGAGAATATCTTGCAGTCGCTGGGGGTGGCGCCGGCTGTCGCGATCACTGAACCAGCTGTCCCTGCGGAGGAGGCGGGTGGGTATGTCCCTCCGTTTATTATCGAGGAAGAATCCGAACCGGAGCCGGAAGTGGATGTGGACGCGTTGTTCGCCTCCGCCGAGAAGAAATCCAAAGTTAAAGATGTGGACGCGTTTTGGGATGACGCGGTGGAAAAGGCGGGCAACATTCCGCTCAATCCGGATGTGATCACGTTTGAAGAAGCCGATAAGCTGGGACTGACGCCCGGCAAAGCGGGCGCGACGATCCCCCGCCCGGTGACCGGCACGCTGAAGATGAGCGCGGCAAAAAAGAAGTGA
- a CDS encoding ABC transporter ATP-binding protein: protein MTDTNEAQKPLLEIRNLQTHFFTEDGVVRAVDGVDITVYPGEVLGIVGESGCGKSVTSLSIMRLISQPGKVVGGEILFDGKDLLKLPEAEMMAVRGNRISMIFQQPQTSLNPVFRVGEQIGEVLNVHQDFGKEAAQKRTVELLKLVGIPDAERRAEAFPHELSGGMAQRVMIAMALACLPDLLIADEPTTALDVTIQAQILDLMRNMREQFGSAVILITHDLGVIAEMADRVAVMYAGEIVEQTSVLSLFKEPLHPYTKGLIGSTPVLGRVREKLDVIPGAVPNLVNLPKGCRFAPRCAARIQHNLAICTEQDPDLIQYDEGHIIRCWLYQDSSQHTAPLKKSIQVE, encoded by the coding sequence GTGACTGACACAAACGAAGCACAAAAACCCCTGCTCGAGATCCGAAATCTTCAGACCCATTTCTTCACCGAAGACGGGGTGGTGAGAGCGGTGGACGGAGTCGACATTACGGTGTACCCTGGTGAAGTGCTGGGCATCGTGGGCGAATCGGGATGCGGCAAGAGCGTTACATCGCTTTCCATTATGCGCTTGATCAGCCAGCCCGGAAAAGTGGTGGGCGGCGAGATCTTGTTCGACGGCAAGGATTTGTTGAAACTCCCGGAAGCCGAAATGATGGCGGTGCGAGGCAACCGGATTTCGATGATCTTCCAACAGCCCCAAACCTCGCTTAACCCGGTCTTCCGCGTGGGCGAGCAGATCGGCGAAGTGCTGAATGTTCACCAGGATTTCGGCAAGGAAGCCGCCCAAAAACGCACCGTCGAATTGCTCAAGCTAGTCGGCATCCCCGATGCCGAACGCCGCGCTGAAGCCTTCCCACATGAACTCTCGGGCGGCATGGCTCAGCGCGTGATGATCGCCATGGCGCTTGCCTGTCTCCCCGATTTGTTGATTGCCGATGAACCGACGACCGCGCTCGACGTGACGATTCAAGCCCAAATTTTGGACCTGATGCGAAACATGCGCGAACAATTCGGGTCGGCGGTCATCCTCATCACGCACGACCTCGGTGTTATCGCCGAAATGGCAGATCGCGTCGCGGTGATGTATGCCGGTGAGATCGTCGAACAGACGAGCGTGCTCAGCCTGTTCAAGGAACCTTTGCATCCCTACACAAAGGGGTTGATCGGCTCCACGCCCGTGCTGGGGCGGGTGCGCGAAAAATTGGACGTGATCCCCGGCGCGGTTCCCAACCTGGTTAACCTGCCAAAGGGATGCCGTTTTGCGCCGCGTTGCGCCGCGCGCATTCAACACAACCTTGCCATCTGCACCGAGCAGGACCCCGACCTGATTCAATACGATGAGGGTCACATCATTCGCTGTTGGCTGTATCAGGATTCCAGCCAACACACCGCGCCCCTCAAAAAATCCATCCAAGTAGAGTGA
- a CDS encoding ABC transporter ATP-binding protein: MSNNASQKGETLVEVNNLVKYFPVRAGLLQRVVNHVKAVDDVSFFVRKGETLGMVGESGCGKTTVGRTMLRLVEPTSGSVKFGGKDVFALKQNELKPVRRNMQIIFQDPYASLDPRVPIGESVMEGLHIHRIGTPKERVGIMLETLKKVGLEDYHARRYPHEFSGGQRQRIGIARALALRPQFIICDEPVSALDVSIQSQVLNILKDLQKEFGLTYLFIAHNLSVVEHVSDRVAVMYLGKMVELATRDDLFREALHPYTKALMSAIPVPNPRLKRERTILKGDVPSPLNPPRGCRFHPRCPVAIERCSQDEPQFKELRPDHWVACWVAEQNLK; this comes from the coding sequence ATGTCAAACAACGCCAGCCAAAAAGGGGAAACCCTCGTTGAGGTAAACAATCTCGTAAAATATTTTCCGGTGCGGGCTGGTTTGCTCCAGCGCGTAGTCAACCATGTGAAAGCCGTGGACGATGTCAGTTTCTTTGTGCGCAAAGGCGAGACGCTTGGCATGGTGGGCGAATCCGGTTGCGGTAAAACCACTGTCGGCAGAACGATGCTGCGGTTGGTCGAACCAACCTCGGGGTCGGTGAAGTTCGGCGGCAAGGATGTGTTCGCGCTCAAACAAAATGAGTTGAAGCCGGTCCGCCGCAACATGCAGATCATCTTTCAGGACCCGTACGCCTCGCTCGACCCGCGTGTGCCCATCGGCGAATCGGTGATGGAGGGATTGCATATCCATCGCATCGGCACGCCCAAAGAGCGCGTGGGCATCATGCTCGAAACCCTCAAGAAAGTGGGGCTGGAGGATTATCACGCCCGCCGGTACCCACACGAATTTTCCGGCGGTCAGCGCCAACGCATCGGCATAGCGCGCGCGCTGGCGTTGCGCCCGCAGTTCATCATCTGCGACGAGCCGGTCTCCGCGCTGGATGTGTCGATCCAATCGCAGGTGTTGAATATTTTGAAGGACCTGCAAAAGGAATTTGGTCTCACCTACCTGTTCATTGCGCACAACCTTTCGGTGGTCGAGCATGTGTCGGACCGTGTGGCGGTGATGTACCTCGGCAAAATGGTGGAACTGGCAACGCGCGACGACTTGTTCCGCGAAGCCCTGCATCCGTACACCAAGGCGTTAATGTCTGCCATCCCGGTGCCGAACCCGCGTTTGAAACGCGAGCGCACCATCCTCAAGGGCGATGTGCCCAGTCCACTCAACCCGCCGAGGGGATGCCGCTTCCACCCGCGTTGCCCGGTGGCGATCGAACGCTGTTCGCAAGATGAGCCGCAGTTCAAGGAACTCCGACCCGATCATTGGGTGGCGTGCTGGGTCGCCGAACAGAATTTGAAATAA
- a CDS encoding ABC transporter permease: MTAYFIRRILQMILVVLISAIASYALLNLAPGGPLQGLRQIQQGGRFQITEDDIARIRAYFELDLFLPYRFTRWLIGEPRGPLVIGGQEYFADLKVGCRKPIESEKLNEDTGEYESIITGCKEDVLMKDLVGRRTSRGVLLGDFGLSWKVLRDRPVTELLASRIPKTIQLIGLQSLLSILIGIPLGVYSAIRQYSRFDYIFTSLAFMGSAMPTFFFGILLILAFSIIPKDAGWAYLPAGLSESIRDYSIPIIGAVEAGSLKDRFLHLILPLTVLTMVSIAGWSRFVRASMLEVMRQDYVRTARAKGLSERVVIMRHAFRNALIPFITIVVFTLPGLFGGAIITESIFAWPGMGLLYIKALGDFDYPVAMSIFFILAVLTVIATLLRDVLYTLVDPRIRLS; the protein is encoded by the coding sequence ATGACAGCCTATTTCATTCGGCGTATTTTACAAATGATCTTAGTGGTATTGATTTCAGCGATTGCTTCGTATGCCTTGTTGAACCTTGCTCCCGGCGGACCTCTCCAGGGCTTGCGTCAGATTCAACAAGGCGGGCGGTTTCAGATCACCGAAGATGATATTGCGCGCATCCGCGCCTATTTCGAATTGGATTTATTTTTACCGTATCGTTTTACCCGTTGGTTGATCGGCGAGCCGCGCGGACCCCTCGTGATCGGCGGACAGGAATATTTCGCCGACCTGAAGGTGGGCTGCCGGAAGCCGATCGAATCGGAAAAATTGAACGAAGATACCGGAGAATACGAATCGATCATTACCGGCTGTAAAGAAGACGTATTGATGAAAGACCTGGTGGGGCGCCGCACCAGTCGAGGGGTTCTGCTCGGCGACTTTGGGTTATCATGGAAGGTGCTCCGCGATCGCCCGGTAACAGAACTTTTAGCGAGCCGCATTCCAAAGACGATCCAACTGATCGGCTTGCAATCCCTTCTTTCGATCCTCATCGGCATCCCGCTTGGGGTCTATTCCGCCATACGCCAATATTCCCGCTTTGATTACATCTTCACATCGCTCGCGTTCATGGGCTCTGCCATGCCCACCTTCTTCTTTGGCATTCTGTTGATTCTCGCGTTTTCCATCATCCCGAAAGACGCCGGGTGGGCGTACCTGCCGGCTGGGCTATCCGAATCCATCCGCGATTATTCCATCCCCATCATCGGGGCAGTGGAGGCGGGGTCGCTCAAAGACCGCTTCCTGCACTTGATCCTCCCGCTCACCGTGTTGACCATGGTGAGCATCGCCGGCTGGAGCCGCTTCGTCCGCGCCAGCATGCTCGAGGTGATGCGTCAGGATTACGTTCGCACCGCGCGCGCCAAAGGATTGTCTGAGCGTGTGGTCATCATGCGCCACGCGTTTCGCAACGCGCTCATCCCCTTCATCACCATTGTAGTCTTCACCCTGCCCGGTCTGTTCGGCGGCGCCATCATAACGGAAAGCATCTTCGCCTGGCCCGGGATGGGGTTGCTATACATCAAAGCCCTGGGAGACTTTGATTACCCGGTGGCCATGTCCATCTTCTTCATCCTTGCCGTGCTGACCGTGATCGCGACCCTGCTCAGGGATGTGCTGTATACGCTTGTCGATCCAAGAATCCGATTGTCGTAA
- the cdd gene encoding cytidine deaminase, whose amino-acid sequence MTITQHDKQSLIDLANEARKQAYVPYSHYPVGAALRTKTGKTYTGVNIENAAYPQTMCAERVAIFKAVSEGEKEFEVISVVTDNGGSPCGGCRQVMAEFGLDTIVLLADKNGNLVKETTVNELLPEAFTPEKLKT is encoded by the coding sequence ATGACAATCACTCAACACGACAAACAATCTCTCATTGATCTTGCCAACGAAGCGCGGAAGCAGGCTTATGTGCCGTATTCTCATTACCCTGTCGGCGCGGCGCTGCGGACGAAGACCGGCAAAACATACACCGGCGTAAATATCGAGAACGCGGCATATCCGCAGACCATGTGCGCGGAACGTGTCGCCATCTTCAAAGCGGTTTCAGAGGGCGAGAAAGAGTTTGAAGTTATTTCTGTGGTGACAGACAACGGCGGTTCTCCCTGCGGCGGATGTCGTCAGGTAATGGCAGAGTTTGGACTCGACACGATTGTTCTCTTGGCGGATAAAAATGGAAATCTTGTGAAAGAAACAACCGTGAATGAACTTTTGCCCGAAGCGTTTACGCCGGAGAAATTGAAAACGTAA
- the recO gene encoding DNA repair protein RecO, with the protein MPQPKFRSLRVDAVVLRHSDYGEADRLLTLYTRQRGKMRVIAKGARKIASRKAGHIEPFTHVKLQLAAAREMFILTQADTIDAYLPLRDDLILTSHAAYVLELLDRFTYEDETENATIFRLLTETLSRLASNADVWLVLRFYEMRLLDQLGFRPQLFECVNCGRAIQPEDQFFSFSAGGVICLRCGQGLKHLHSISVEALKYLRHFQRSSYAEASRARPDDDVQRETESIMQAYFTYLLERELNTPGFLKKIKA; encoded by the coding sequence ATGCCCCAACCAAAATTCCGTTCCCTGCGCGTGGATGCGGTGGTGCTTCGTCACAGCGATTACGGCGAAGCCGACCGACTGCTCACGCTGTACACGCGCCAGCGCGGCAAGATGCGCGTCATCGCCAAAGGCGCGCGCAAGATCGCCTCGCGCAAGGCGGGTCACATCGAACCGTTCACGCACGTCAAACTGCAACTCGCCGCCGCGCGCGAGATGTTCATCCTCACCCAAGCCGACACGATAGACGCCTACCTGCCTCTGCGCGACGATCTGATTCTCACCAGCCACGCCGCGTATGTGTTGGAATTGCTGGACCGTTTTACCTATGAGGATGAAACCGAAAACGCGACGATCTTCCGTTTGCTGACGGAGACCCTCTCCCGCCTCGCCTCCAACGCGGACGTGTGGCTGGTCCTCCGCTTCTACGAGATGCGCCTCCTCGACCAACTCGGCTTTCGTCCCCAACTCTTCGAGTGTGTCAACTGCGGGCGCGCGATTCAACCCGAAGACCAATTCTTCTCGTTCAGCGCGGGCGGAGTCATTTGTCTGCGCTGTGGGCAGGGATTGAAACACCTGCATTCGATTTCAGTGGAAGCGTTGAAGTACCTCCGCCACTTTCAACGGAGCAGTTATGCCGAAGCCTCGCGCGCCCGTCCCGATGACGATGTGCAGCGCGAAACCGAATCCATCATGCAGGCATATTTCACCTATCTGCTAGAACGCGAATTGAATACACCGGGGTTTTTGAAAAAAATTAAAGCATAG